One Falsihalocynthiibacter arcticus DNA segment encodes these proteins:
- a CDS encoding universal stress protein: MFKSILVPFDGSQGAQTALRKALELRAICGECSLTLLTVYRHHSMLEASISMVGADQTGNLDEIMRGHAKEVAENGKAIAAKAGYTDVRAFVKSGPTARVIVSFAQEHQIDLIVIGSRGLGSFEGYLLGSVSHKVTGLAACPVMVV, encoded by the coding sequence ATGTTTAAATCAATCCTTGTCCCCTTTGACGGTTCGCAAGGGGCCCAAACAGCCCTGCGCAAGGCGTTGGAATTACGCGCAATTTGTGGGGAGTGTTCGCTCACACTTCTGACCGTCTATCGCCACCATTCGATGCTTGAGGCGTCGATCTCGATGGTAGGCGCCGATCAAACCGGCAATCTGGATGAAATCATGCGCGGCCATGCAAAAGAGGTCGCTGAAAACGGCAAAGCGATTGCGGCTAAAGCTGGGTACACCGACGTCAGAGCCTTTGTGAAATCCGGTCCGACCGCGCGGGTCATTGTCAGCTTTGCCCAAGAGCATCAGATCGATTTGATCGTGATCGGCAGCCGTGGACTTGGCTCATTCGAAGGATATCTGCTGGGCAGTGTCTCCCACAAAGTCACGGGGCTTGCGGCCTGCCCTGTTATGGTTGTTTAG
- the eutA gene encoding ectoine utilization protein EutA, giving the protein MPMNVTSTVSAVPIEMDARPVKKRIALVVLATDHTTELDFSRICDPADIGVYANRIDYQNPGTRENLLATGPRLTEAAAQILPDEKMDVIAYGCTAASVVLGNDAVGEYLNAGKPDTPFVTPSSAALEAFKALGARKISVLTPYSAHISDAVVAYFSSHGPEVVRANCLGVDDDREIARLSEYTIIEAACAAMDPDADALFLSCTGLRAAVCIARIEARIGKPVVTSNQAMIWRCLREIGSTKPVVGYGRLFQH; this is encoded by the coding sequence ATGCCAATGAATGTGACCTCAACGGTGTCAGCCGTCCCAATTGAAATGGATGCACGCCCCGTCAAAAAGCGGATTGCGCTTGTTGTTCTGGCGACAGATCACACCACTGAACTTGATTTTTCGCGGATATGTGATCCCGCGGACATCGGAGTTTATGCTAATCGCATCGATTACCAAAACCCCGGCACAAGGGAAAATCTGCTCGCCACGGGTCCGCGACTGACCGAGGCCGCGGCCCAAATCCTGCCCGATGAAAAAATGGATGTCATCGCCTATGGCTGCACCGCCGCCTCGGTGGTTTTGGGCAATGACGCCGTTGGGGAATATCTGAATGCGGGCAAGCCAGACACACCATTTGTCACGCCAAGTTCCGCAGCGCTCGAAGCGTTCAAGGCTCTAGGGGCGCGCAAAATCAGCGTCCTGACGCCCTACTCCGCGCATATCTCGGACGCGGTGGTTGCGTATTTTTCGTCCCACGGCCCGGAGGTGGTGCGCGCCAATTGTCTGGGCGTAGACGACGACCGCGAGATTGCACGTCTATCGGAGTACACTATCATCGAGGCCGCGTGTGCTGCGATGGATCCCGATGCCGACGCGCTATTTTTGTCCTGCACGGGCCTACGGGCCGCTGTCTGTATCGCGCGGATTGAGGCGCGCATCGGCAAGCCCGTTGTAACCTCCAACCAGGCGATGATCTGGCGCTGTTTGCGTGAAATCGGATCGACAAAACCCGTGGTCGGATATGGCCGCCTTTTCCAACATTAG